Genomic window (Chitinivibrionales bacterium):
TTTCTATTTGATCTTTGAATTTAAAGATCATTTTAGTAATATCCTGAGCATTGACCTCTTCAATGTAAGCGATATATTCTTTGCAGAGGTTGTTGACCACATTGCGTGCCGTGGCGCTGTCTTGATGGCTGAAAGTGATTTGAATAATGTTGTTTTTCTCACCATCGGTTTCCCCTCTGGCTATGTGAATGCCCGCTTGAATTTCGGAGGGGGAGACCTTGTTGTCAAGAGCATCCGAAATCCGGCGTAAAACTTCCTGGTCGGATTTGAGAAGTTCGAGATGTGTATTGACCTTCTTTTCTCTGTCTTGCCACATTTGATAGGTGAAAAGATTATCGGAAACAATTTCTCTATGTCCCGGACTGAACAATAAACGCGCTTGCGCCGAATAATGCTTTGGTGCGGTAAGAAAGGAGAAAAACGAAAAAACACCCAAACCAATCGTCGATAGAATGATAATTGTTTTTCGCCGCAGGAGAACACCGATATACTGGTAAATATCAAATTCCTCTTCTTCCTCTTCCTCATGCCGAAGAGCGGATAACTGTTCTTCAGGCTGGGGCGGTGCTGCTTCTGTGGATGGTGATTCGGGCGATGTTTCCGGTACAGGTTTTCGCGGGCGGGATATCGGATCGGATGGCTGGATTAATTCTTCATCCCTTTTATTTCCCCGAGAGGTCAATTCATTGTCCCGGTTTTCACCAAAGCGGGGTTGGGCCGGAAGAGACGGCGCTCTATTTTTAGGTGGTGAGGCTGGAGGTATCGGTGCGTTGTCATTCTTCTGAGGCTCTTTGTGTTGCCCATTTGACTGAGGACTTTTTTTTGTCTCCGCGTCACTCTCAAGCTTGCGCCGAATATTTCCTAAACTGAATCTTTTTCTTTTTTCTTCCATTAATCCCGCTCAATATCTTCAAGGACTATTTGAATGTCTTCTTTCCGGATCTCAGACAGATTTTCGGCAAAGCCGTAGTTGATTGCCAGTTTGCAGAGGCGGTTTATCTCCCGGGGTACGCCAGCCGTGGAACGAAATATCAACTCAAAGCCAAGACTGGTGAAAATTGTCCGGTTTTCCAGGCCGGCAACCCGTAATCGGTGCTGGATATATTTAATAGTGTTATTGTAATCGAGGTTGTTCAGATGGAACCGTAAAAAAATCCGTTGGTCCACTTGGCGGAGCCCGGCAATTTTCTGGCGAAGCTCGGGCTGGCCGATCAGAAATATGGTCAAATAGTTTTCAGTTTCCGATGAAATATTCGTCAGGTTTTTTATTTCATCGAGTGTTTCATCGCTCAACTGCTGCGCCTCGTCGAAAATAAGCACCATATGACGCCTTTCTTCGTAAACCAGCGTTTCCAATGTCTTTTTCAGATAATTCATGAGCATGTATTTATCGCCCCGGGAGGGCAGCGAGGATTCTTCGGCCATACTTATGCGTGCATCCTGAAATGAAATGCGATTGCAGATATCGTACAAAATGTCGTCAAAATTGAGATTTGAATTCTCAAAAGAAATAACTTCAAAGTCTCTTCGGGGAAGTGAACCACGGAGAACATTTTTTGTAATTGTCTTCCCGGAACCGACTTCACCGGTTAAAAGGCACAT
Coding sequences:
- a CDS encoding AAA family ATPase, with product MNCIEYWGLKEEPFEELCDTHFYFESDDHREALDRLLYVVNDRNMNMCLLTGEVGSGKTITKNVLRGSLPRRDFEVISFENSNLNFDDILYDICNRISFQDARISMAEESSLPSRGDKYMLMNYLKKTLETLVYEERRHMVLIFDEAQQLSDETLDEIKNLTNISSETENYLTIFLIGQPELRQKIAGLRQVDQRIFLRFHLNNLDYNNTIKYIQHRLRVAGLENRTIFTSLGFELIFRSTAGVPREINRLCKLAINYGFAENLSEIRKEDIQIVLEDIERD